In Quadrisphaera sp. DSM 44207, one DNA window encodes the following:
- the lepA gene encoding translation elongation factor 4: MPALPPRSDAGVTPAATPPERIRNFCIIAHIDHGKSTLADRMLQITGVVDERAMRAQYLDRMDIERERGITIKSQAVRMPWAPSGGERAGTAHALNMIDTPGHVDFTYEVSRSLAACEGAVLLVDAAQGIEAQTLANLYLAMEDDLVIVPVLNKIDLPAAQPDKHAEELASLVGCDPDDVLRVSGKTGVGVPELLDRIVAAVPAPVGDPDAPARAMIFDSVYDTYRGVVTYVRVVDGRLSPRERIAMMSTRATHELLEIGVISPEPVPSAGLGVGEVGYLITGVKDVRQSRVGDTVTNAARPAAEPVGAYEDPKPMVFSGLYPIDGSDYPVLRDALDRLKLNDAALAYEPETSAALGFGFRCGFLGLLHLEITRDRLEREFDLDLISTAPSVVYEVTLDDGRRVTVTNPSEYPTGKVAEVREPVVRATVLTPSEFIGTVMELCQSRRGELLGMDYLSEDRVEMRYRLPMAEIVFDFFDQLKSRTRGYASFDYDLDGDQVADLVKVDILLQGEAVDAFSAIVHRDKAYAYGVMMAGKLKELIPRQQFEVPVQAAIGARVIARETVRAIRKDVLAKCYGGDITRKRKLLEKQKEGKKRMKMVGRVEVPQEAFIAALSTDSGADRGEKAGRR, from the coding sequence GTGCCAGCCCTGCCCCCGCGCTCCGACGCCGGTGTGACGCCCGCGGCCACGCCCCCGGAGCGGATCCGCAACTTCTGCATCATCGCCCACATCGACCACGGCAAGTCGACGCTGGCCGACCGGATGCTGCAGATCACCGGCGTGGTCGACGAGCGGGCCATGCGCGCGCAGTACCTGGACCGCATGGACATCGAGCGCGAGCGCGGCATCACGATCAAGTCCCAGGCCGTGCGCATGCCCTGGGCGCCGTCCGGCGGGGAGCGCGCGGGCACCGCGCACGCCCTCAACATGATCGACACCCCGGGGCACGTGGACTTCACCTACGAGGTCTCCCGCTCCCTGGCCGCGTGCGAGGGCGCCGTGCTGCTCGTGGACGCCGCGCAGGGCATCGAGGCGCAGACCCTCGCCAACCTCTACTTGGCGATGGAGGACGACCTCGTCATCGTCCCGGTCCTCAACAAGATCGACCTGCCGGCCGCGCAGCCGGACAAGCACGCCGAGGAGCTCGCCTCCCTCGTCGGCTGCGACCCGGACGACGTGCTGCGGGTCTCGGGCAAGACCGGCGTCGGCGTTCCGGAGCTGCTGGACCGCATCGTCGCCGCCGTGCCCGCCCCGGTCGGGGACCCGGACGCCCCCGCGCGGGCGATGATCTTCGACTCGGTCTACGACACCTACCGCGGCGTCGTCACGTACGTGCGCGTCGTCGACGGGCGCCTGAGCCCGCGCGAGCGGATCGCGATGATGTCCACGCGCGCCACCCACGAGCTGCTGGAGATCGGCGTGATCTCCCCCGAGCCCGTCCCGAGCGCGGGGCTGGGCGTCGGCGAGGTCGGCTACCTGATCACGGGCGTGAAGGACGTGCGGCAGTCCCGCGTCGGCGACACCGTGACCAACGCCGCGAGGCCCGCGGCCGAGCCGGTCGGCGCGTACGAGGACCCCAAGCCGATGGTGTTCTCGGGGCTGTACCCGATCGACGGCTCGGACTACCCGGTGCTGCGCGACGCCCTGGACCGCCTCAAGCTCAACGACGCCGCGCTCGCCTACGAGCCGGAGACCTCCGCCGCGCTCGGCTTCGGGTTCCGCTGCGGCTTCCTGGGGCTGCTGCACCTGGAGATCACCCGCGACCGGCTCGAGCGCGAGTTCGACCTCGACCTGATCTCCACGGCGCCCTCGGTCGTCTACGAGGTCACGCTGGACGACGGGCGCCGGGTCACCGTCACCAACCCGAGCGAGTACCCCACCGGCAAGGTCGCCGAGGTGCGCGAGCCCGTTGTGCGCGCCACCGTGCTGACCCCCTCGGAGTTCATCGGCACGGTCATGGAGCTGTGCCAGTCCCGGCGCGGGGAGCTGCTCGGGATGGACTACCTGTCCGAGGACCGCGTGGAGATGCGCTACCGGCTGCCCATGGCCGAGATCGTCTTCGACTTCTTCGACCAGCTGAAGTCCCGCACGCGCGGCTACGCGTCCTTCGACTACGACCTCGACGGCGACCAGGTCGCCGACCTGGTCAAGGTCGACATCCTGCTGCAGGGCGAGGCGGTGGACGCCTTCTCGGCCATCGTGCACCGGGACAAGGCCTACGCGTACGGCGTGATGATGGCCGGCAAGCTCAAGGAGCTGATCCCGCGCCAGCAGTTCGAGGTGCCCGTGCAGGCCGCGATCGGCGCCCGCGTCATCGCGCGCGAGACCGTGCGCGCGATCCGCAAGGACGTCCTCGCCAAGTGCTACGGCGGCGACATCACCCGCAAGCGCAAGCTGCTCGAGAAGCAGAAGGAGGGCAAGAAGCGGATGAAGATGGTCGGGCGGGTCGAGGTCCCGCAGGAGGCCTTCATCGCCGCCCTGTCCACCGACAGCGGGGCCGACCGGGGCGAGAAGGCCGGACGGCGCTGA
- a CDS encoding AAA family ATPase has translation MLTRLEVKGFKNLLDVHADFGPFTCIAEANGIGKSNVFDVIEFMSHLSSETLVEASQRIRGASGIRGSDPRDLFWHGYDGQPRPIELAAEMLVPRIVEDDLGAEATATTTFLRYEVSLGFEAPTGQGSIGRLVLLHEELRHITKGEALRHLRFRHSARRFRDAVIMGERRGGPFLSTETREEGLIINMHGDGGSRGRPQPRAAARAGRTVLSTITTNDYPTILAARREMQSWRRLALEPSALREPDGFSAPRTMAQDGRHLAATLYRIAHQPDVDGHIDPDAAYARVAGRLSDLSGVGVESLEVELDQVREVFTLFLDEKGRLRLPARALSEGTLRFLALCVLYEDPQSTGLICMEEPENGIHPANLEAMLELVRDLAVDVERSPDESNPFRQVIINTHSPGVVQLCRPDDLLLAEVADVRVDGGQSARALTLLPYRGTWRAEDVPHTFSRADVIPYLAPPRDAQLRLPLELAI, from the coding sequence GTGCTGACGCGCTTGGAGGTCAAGGGGTTCAAGAACCTCCTCGATGTGCACGCCGACTTCGGTCCCTTCACGTGCATCGCTGAAGCGAACGGCATCGGCAAGTCGAACGTCTTCGACGTCATCGAGTTCATGTCCCACCTATCGAGCGAGACGCTGGTCGAAGCGTCTCAGCGCATCAGGGGGGCATCGGGCATCCGCGGCAGCGACCCTCGTGACCTCTTTTGGCACGGGTATGACGGCCAGCCGAGGCCCATCGAGCTGGCGGCGGAGATGCTCGTTCCTCGCATCGTCGAGGACGACCTAGGAGCAGAGGCCACCGCCACGACCACCTTTCTGCGATACGAGGTGTCGCTGGGGTTCGAGGCGCCGACCGGCCAGGGCAGCATCGGCCGACTGGTGCTCCTCCACGAGGAACTGCGACACATCACCAAGGGCGAGGCGCTCCGTCACCTCCGCTTCCGCCACAGTGCGCGGCGTTTCCGCGACGCTGTCATCATGGGTGAGCGCCGTGGCGGCCCCTTCCTCTCCACCGAGACGCGGGAGGAGGGGCTGATCATCAATATGCACGGCGACGGAGGCAGCCGCGGTCGACCACAACCACGAGCCGCCGCGCGCGCGGGTCGGACGGTCCTCTCGACCATCACGACGAACGACTACCCGACCATTCTCGCGGCGCGACGCGAAATGCAGAGCTGGCGCCGTTTGGCACTTGAACCTTCGGCCCTCCGGGAGCCGGACGGCTTCTCGGCCCCCCGCACCATGGCGCAGGACGGCCGACACCTCGCCGCCACGCTCTACCGCATCGCCCATCAGCCGGACGTCGACGGCCACATCGACCCTGACGCGGCGTACGCACGCGTGGCCGGGCGCCTCTCGGACCTGTCCGGTGTGGGCGTCGAGAGCTTGGAGGTCGAACTCGACCAAGTGCGTGAAGTGTTCACGCTCTTCTTGGACGAGAAGGGTCGACTCCGCCTGCCGGCCAGAGCACTATCGGAGGGGACACTTCGTTTCCTCGCGCTATGCGTCCTCTACGAGGACCCTCAATCCACAGGCCTTATCTGCATGGAAGAGCCGGAGAATGGCATTCATCCGGCCAACCTGGAGGCCATGCTCGAGTTGGTGCGTGACCTAGCGGTCGACGTCGAGCGGTCCCCAGATGAGAGCAACCCCTTCAGGCAGGTCATCATCAACACGCACTCGCCCGGAGTCGTCCAACTATGTCGACCTGACGATCTTCTCCTCGCGGAGGTTGCTGACGTGCGGGTGGACGGCGGGCAGTCTGCGCGTGCGCTCACACTCCTGCCCTACCGCGGGACATGGCGCGCAGAGGATGTTCCGCACACCTTCAGCAGGGCAGACGTGATTCCATACCTGGCTCCGCCACGGGATGCACAACTGAGGCTGCCCCTCGAACTGGCGATATGA
- a CDS encoding DUF4276 family protein: MSALFLDLGVSLRITAPDLSLLQSRVGQAVEGKIRAGLELFDDVPDVLIAHRDADSTGGDRRRAELTETCAALQVDGPLVPVIPVRMTEAWLLLDPAAIRTVAGNPRGKAPLELPRPRDFEGVPDPKALLRQALLAAADATGRRRDQVAKRFPAHRRQLLERLDRSGPVSGLPSFQALLQDVEAAVEALTAASS; this comes from the coding sequence GTGAGCGCTCTGTTCCTTGATCTCGGCGTCTCTCTCAGGATCACTGCTCCGGATCTATCTCTCTTGCAGAGTCGCGTGGGCCAGGCGGTGGAGGGCAAGATCCGTGCCGGCTTGGAGTTGTTCGACGACGTTCCGGACGTCCTCATCGCCCACCGTGACGCCGACTCGACGGGCGGCGACCGTCGTAGGGCTGAGTTGACCGAGACGTGCGCCGCGCTGCAAGTCGACGGTCCACTCGTCCCTGTGATCCCAGTCCGGATGACCGAGGCGTGGCTGCTCCTGGATCCCGCAGCGATCAGGACGGTGGCAGGCAATCCGCGCGGCAAGGCACCGTTGGAGCTGCCCAGGCCGCGGGATTTCGAAGGGGTCCCCGACCCCAAAGCACTCCTGCGCCAAGCGCTTCTCGCCGCGGCGGACGCTACAGGTCGTCGACGCGACCAGGTTGCCAAACGCTTTCCGGCTCACCGACGACAGCTACTCGAACGCCTGGACCGCTCGGGCCCGGTGAGCGGACTGCCCTCCTTCCAGGCGCTGCTCCAAGATGTAGAGGCGGCAGTCGAGGCTCTGACCGCTGCATCCTCCTGA
- a CDS encoding PaaI family thioesterase — MDAPAGYSVLPDQGSFLEHVGPLHVADDDGRPVFGLRIEERHLNARGTVQGGLLSTLADIALSRGIAHEAEDDRGRATVSLTVDFLAAAQVGDWLEARTRVDRVGGSLAFADCSVRTGEREVVRARAVFVAVD; from the coding sequence GTGGACGCTCCCGCCGGCTACTCGGTCCTGCCCGACCAGGGGTCCTTCCTCGAGCACGTGGGGCCGCTGCACGTCGCGGACGACGACGGGCGGCCGGTGTTCGGGCTGCGGATCGAGGAGCGGCACCTCAACGCCCGGGGCACCGTGCAGGGCGGGCTGCTCTCCACGCTGGCCGACATCGCGCTCAGCCGCGGCATCGCGCACGAGGCGGAGGACGACCGGGGGCGGGCCACGGTGAGCCTGACGGTCGACTTCCTGGCGGCAGCGCAGGTCGGGGACTGGCTGGAGGCGCGCACGCGCGTGGACCGCGTGGGCGGCTCGCTGGCCTTCGCCGACTGCTCGGTGCGCACCGGCGAGCGCGAGGTGGTGCGCGCCCGCGCGGTCTTCGTCGCCGTGGACTGA
- a CDS encoding transglutaminase family protein codes for MSARLRIAHSVVHRHAAPVGPSYHEARLTPSTAPGQVALRTRLDVRPGGWQQVHGDCWGAQVTAFEVHEPCAELVVTATSTVEVDRAAAPPPGGSWELLRDRGATDAVAEFLDAGPQPPAGLVRRAWDAAADGGSPDEVAVAVCRLARAAAGSAAHRAPGDAARAVAELALGCLRALGLPARWVSGYRHPRPDVAGEAVVVHPHAWVEWWAGGWRAWDPLLDAAPGDGHVVLARARGRSDVPALRSAHPGPRPPQVLVRVEMTRLP; via the coding sequence GTGAGCGCCCGGCTGCGCATCGCCCACTCGGTCGTGCACCGCCACGCCGCGCCCGTGGGCCCCTCGTACCACGAGGCGCGGCTGACGCCGTCGACCGCGCCCGGGCAGGTGGCGCTGCGCACCCGCCTGGACGTGCGCCCCGGCGGGTGGCAGCAGGTGCACGGCGACTGCTGGGGCGCGCAGGTGACCGCCTTCGAGGTGCACGAGCCCTGCGCCGAGCTCGTCGTCACCGCCACCTCGACCGTGGAGGTGGACCGCGCCGCCGCGCCGCCGCCCGGCGGGAGCTGGGAGCTGCTGCGCGACCGCGGCGCCACCGACGCGGTGGCCGAGTTCCTCGACGCCGGCCCGCAGCCGCCCGCCGGCCTGGTGCGCCGCGCCTGGGACGCCGCCGCGGACGGCGGGAGCCCGGACGAGGTGGCCGTCGCGGTCTGCCGGCTCGCCCGCGCCGCGGCCGGGAGCGCAGCCCACCGTGCACCTGGGGACGCCGCCCGCGCCGTCGCCGAGCTGGCCCTGGGCTGCCTGCGGGCGCTGGGCCTGCCGGCCCGCTGGGTCTCCGGCTACCGCCACCCGCGGCCCGACGTCGCGGGGGAGGCGGTGGTGGTTCACCCGCACGCGTGGGTGGAGTGGTGGGCGGGGGGCTGGCGGGCCTGGGACCCGCTGCTCGACGCCGCCCCGGGCGACGGGCACGTCGTCCTGGCCCGGGCGCGCGGGCGCTCCGACGTCCCGGCGCTGCGCAGCGCTCACCCCGGGCCGCGCCCGCCGCAGGTGCTGGTGCGTGTGGAGATGACGCGCCTGCCCTGA
- a CDS encoding circularly permuted type 2 ATP-grasp protein — protein sequence MTQLADPRAGAVAAAGGGVELPDGGAALGEQEWAALRAGVVQHKRALERFLAAVHRPRPGSALAGGGLPRRLVAGSSRFSPAAVGVEPVGGVRLPVCAVDLLRTPDGALLLLGVDAAVPAGAEEHPQPVLAALRAAAPSGVEDPFVVVLTGIRRQRPPDALLARSAGLPLVEAADLHCRGGQVQLRTTAGSRPVHVVLRRVADDLLDPLHARDGAALGCPGLVGAARAGAVALVPALGGDLAADPAVTRATADLVRHHLGEEPLLEAAPPGPRGALAGPGQRLRVLVVDDGACMRVLPTGAVRVLLPETRPSAPGDARPGPGARVADRRAAAGRVSPAAPAPVLARTAGALFRAAAHLERADAAARLLEAGLAPAVEAGEPGASAGGSVGASAGGSAGGSVGGSVAASVVAALTDARTEARRAGERLPAAALEALEATCAALPPGRWRPRDPRAAAAWVCQRTAAVTGTAAARMRRDDAWLFWQLGLSTGRAAATARLLAAAAAASSGGRTPDAWAALLGARGPDTAAAADGAGAGAAAAVQQLLLDRLHPRSAVHALARAERCLAELGAEQAGAGAVEEASRRLGRARAELEYRPLADLAADPAAAAQRLQRACAAAAEALTRRCFPAVPGRLRVEELA from the coding sequence ATGACCCAGCTCGCCGATCCCCGAGCGGGCGCCGTCGCCGCGGCCGGCGGCGGGGTCGAGCTGCCGGACGGCGGCGCGGCGCTCGGCGAGCAGGAGTGGGCGGCGCTGCGGGCGGGGGTCGTCCAGCACAAGCGGGCGCTCGAGCGCTTCCTCGCCGCCGTGCACCGCCCCCGCCCCGGCAGCGCGCTCGCGGGCGGCGGGCTGCCGCGGCGCCTGGTCGCCGGCTCCTCCCGGTTCTCCCCCGCGGCGGTGGGCGTCGAGCCGGTCGGCGGGGTGCGGCTGCCGGTGTGCGCCGTGGACCTCCTGCGCACCCCCGACGGCGCGCTGCTCCTGCTCGGGGTCGACGCGGCGGTGCCCGCTGGCGCCGAGGAGCACCCGCAGCCGGTGCTCGCCGCGCTGCGGGCGGCGGCGCCCTCGGGGGTCGAGGACCCGTTCGTCGTCGTGCTGACCGGGATCCGCCGGCAGCGCCCTCCCGACGCCCTCCTGGCCCGCAGCGCCGGCCTGCCCCTGGTCGAGGCCGCAGACCTGCACTGCCGCGGCGGTCAGGTCCAGCTGCGCACCACCGCGGGCTCGCGGCCGGTGCACGTCGTGCTGCGCCGCGTCGCCGACGACCTCCTCGACCCCCTGCACGCCCGCGACGGCGCCGCGCTCGGGTGCCCCGGGCTGGTCGGTGCCGCCCGGGCGGGCGCCGTCGCGCTCGTTCCCGCGCTCGGCGGCGACCTGGCCGCCGACCCGGCCGTCACCCGCGCCACCGCCGACCTGGTGCGCCACCACCTGGGCGAGGAGCCGCTGCTCGAGGCCGCGCCCCCGGGCCCGCGCGGCGCGCTCGCCGGGCCCGGCCAGCGCCTGCGCGTGCTCGTGGTGGACGACGGCGCGTGCATGCGCGTGCTGCCCACCGGAGCGGTGCGCGTGCTCCTGCCCGAGACCCGCCCGAGCGCCCCCGGCGACGCCCGTCCCGGCCCCGGCGCCCGCGTCGCCGACCGGCGCGCGGCGGCCGGCCGGGTGTCGCCCGCGGCGCCCGCGCCGGTCCTGGCCCGCACCGCCGGCGCACTCTTCCGCGCCGCCGCCCACCTCGAGCGCGCGGACGCCGCGGCGCGCCTGCTCGAGGCCGGGCTGGCGCCGGCGGTCGAGGCCGGCGAGCCCGGTGCGTCCGCCGGTGGGTCCGTCGGTGCGTCCGCCGGTGGGTCGGCCGGCGGGTCCGTCGGTGGGTCGGTGGCAGCGTCCGTCGTGGCGGCCCTCACCGACGCGCGCACCGAGGCGAGGCGCGCGGGGGAGCGGCTGCCGGCCGCCGCGCTGGAGGCGCTGGAGGCCACGTGCGCCGCCCTGCCCCCGGGACGGTGGCGGCCCCGCGACCCCCGGGCCGCGGCGGCGTGGGTGTGCCAGCGGACGGCGGCGGTCACCGGCACGGCGGCGGCGCGGATGCGGCGCGACGACGCGTGGCTGTTCTGGCAGCTCGGGCTGAGCACGGGGCGGGCCGCCGCGACCGCGCGCCTGCTGGCCGCCGCGGCCGCCGCGAGCTCGGGCGGCCGGACGCCGGACGCGTGGGCGGCGCTGCTCGGCGCCCGCGGGCCGGACACCGCCGCCGCGGCCGACGGCGCGGGCGCCGGGGCCGCCGCGGCGGTGCAGCAGCTGCTCCTGGACCGGCTGCACCCGCGCTCGGCCGTGCACGCCCTCGCGCGCGCGGAGCGGTGCCTGGCCGAGCTGGGCGCCGAGCAGGCGGGCGCGGGCGCCGTCGAGGAGGCCTCGCGCCGGCTCGGACGGGCGCGCGCGGAGCTGGAGTACCGCCCCCTCGCCGACCTGGCCGCCGACCCGGCGGCCGCGGCGCAGCGCCTCCAGCGCGCGTGCGCCGCCGCCGCGGAGGCCCTCACCCGCCGCTGCTTCCCCGCCGTTCCGGGCCGGCTGCGGGTCGAGGAGCTCGCGTGA
- the rpsT gene encoding 30S ribosomal protein S20 has protein sequence MANIKSQIKRNATNEKARLRNKSVKSELRTLVRGVHAATAGGDAEAAQKALRAANRKLDKAVSKGVIHKNQAANRKSALARLVSRGASA, from the coding sequence GTGGCCAACATCAAGTCCCAGATCAAGCGCAACGCCACCAACGAGAAGGCGCGCCTGCGCAACAAGTCCGTCAAGTCGGAGCTGCGGACCCTGGTGCGCGGCGTGCACGCGGCCACCGCCGGCGGCGACGCGGAGGCGGCGCAGAAGGCGCTGCGCGCCGCCAACCGCAAGCTGGACAAGGCCGTCTCCAAGGGCGTCATCCACAAGAACCAGGCCGCCAACCGCAAGTCGGCCCTGGCCCGCCTCGTCTCCCGCGGCGCCTCGGCCTGA
- the holA gene encoding DNA polymerase III subunit delta — protein MAGRRAPARGASSAVSWQAATPAPVVLVTGGEALLAERAVERVRRLARAEHPDLEVVQIEAATCSSGQLALWTSPSLFGEPRLVVVSGVEAASDALVADATAALGDLQDDVVLVLRHGGGQRAKGLLDAVRALPGAVVVDCPPVKSAADQRSFVEAEFRAAGRSVTPSALEALLLAVGQDLRSLAAACAQLVADVPEHDERGRRVPVDEADVDRYYGGRAEVTGFRVADAAVAGQREEALRLLRQALDAGLDPVPLVAAIAAKLRAMVKVGAAGRGPDHELARQLGMAPWQVGRARSDLRGWSPDGLATGIIALADADAAVKGGGRDPVYAVERAVLAITAARG, from the coding sequence GTGGCAGGACGCAGGGCCCCGGCGCGGGGCGCGAGCAGCGCGGTCAGCTGGCAGGCCGCGACCCCCGCGCCCGTCGTCCTCGTCACCGGCGGCGAGGCCCTGCTGGCCGAGCGCGCGGTCGAGCGCGTGCGCCGCCTGGCCCGGGCCGAGCACCCCGACCTGGAGGTGGTGCAGATCGAGGCCGCCACCTGCTCGAGCGGGCAGCTGGCGCTGTGGACCAGCCCGTCGCTGTTCGGGGAGCCGCGCCTGGTCGTCGTCAGCGGCGTCGAGGCGGCCAGCGACGCGCTCGTCGCCGACGCCACGGCCGCCCTGGGCGACCTGCAGGACGACGTCGTCCTCGTGCTGCGCCACGGCGGCGGGCAGCGGGCCAAGGGGCTGCTGGACGCCGTGCGCGCCCTGCCCGGCGCCGTCGTCGTCGACTGCCCGCCGGTGAAGAGCGCCGCGGACCAGCGCTCCTTCGTCGAGGCCGAGTTCCGCGCGGCCGGGCGCTCGGTCACGCCCTCGGCGCTGGAGGCGCTGCTGCTGGCCGTGGGGCAGGACCTGCGCTCCCTCGCCGCCGCGTGCGCGCAGCTGGTCGCGGACGTCCCCGAGCACGACGAGCGCGGGCGGCGGGTGCCGGTCGACGAGGCCGACGTCGACCGCTACTACGGCGGGCGGGCGGAGGTCACCGGCTTCCGCGTCGCGGACGCCGCCGTCGCCGGGCAGCGGGAGGAGGCGCTGCGGCTGCTGCGCCAGGCCCTCGACGCGGGGCTCGACCCCGTGCCGCTCGTCGCCGCGATCGCCGCGAAGCTGCGCGCCATGGTCAAGGTCGGCGCCGCCGGCCGCGGCCCGGACCACGAGCTGGCCCGCCAGCTCGGCATGGCGCCGTGGCAGGTCGGCCGCGCCCGCAGCGACCTGCGCGGGTGGAGCCCGGACGGCCTGGCCACCGGCATCATCGCGCTCGCGGACGCCGACGCCGCCGTCAAGGGGGGCGGGCGCGACCCGGTCTACGCCGTCGAGCGCGCCGTCCTCGCCATCACCGCGGCGCGCGGCTGA
- a CDS encoding ComEC/Rec2 family competence protein — MDLRLLPAALAAWAAAAWAVAAGAAALGAAALAAGATAGAAAAVAARRTGGEPPSRRAGAVVLAAAAVAAVCASALAAGAVRDAGLLAHLAERGATATVTGAVAGEPRPVRAQAGRAERGGPRWVVRVRVEEVTGRGARSPARAAVLVVGGEAWAALDRGDRVTATGQLEAAEPGDDVRALLLAGRPSAATAPQGAPAVLAGLRAGLQRAAEPLPPDAGGLLPGLVVGDTSRLPPDLEEAMRTTGLTHLTAVSGSNIALVTGTVLVVAAGAGLRRRARLLAAGAALAGFAALAGGEPSVLRAAVMGAVGLLGLLSARRGAGLPALCAAALVLLVADPWLARSYGFALSVLATGALVLLARPWTRALSGPLPRWLAAALAVPAAAQAVCAPVVLLLDDGVPLAAVPANLLVAPAVAPATVLGLAATALAPAWAGGAELLARVAGVGTEWVALVARTGAALPGATLPWPQGWRGALALALVTAGLLLVPRAARLLRPGAARSRGRAVHGAVTAVLVLVVLVVAARCAPVPSGLRAWPPAGWGVVACDVGQGDALVVASGPGAAVVVDAGPEPAAVRRCLDGLGVRRVDLLVLTHFHADHVDGLQGVLAGRSVAAALVSPLAEPAGAAREVARRLGAAGVPVAAGRAGAAGTAGSVRWHVLWPDATASGAAGSATGGATGGATGGASSGAGGGSGDDEGSRVNDASLVVALRTASPGGPAGAEGPSVLALGDVEPTAQADLRRAPALTDPALAVLGGRVDVLKVAHHGSSRQDAALHRLLRPRVAVLSAGRENDYGHPAPRTLAMLDGLGAVVLRTDTAGAVAVGGPREALWTAAR, encoded by the coding sequence ATGGACCTGCGCCTGCTGCCGGCGGCGCTGGCCGCGTGGGCGGCAGCCGCCTGGGCGGTGGCCGCCGGCGCGGCCGCGCTCGGTGCGGCGGCGCTCGCCGCGGGCGCCACCGCCGGTGCGGCCGCCGCGGTCGCGGCCCGCCGCACGGGCGGCGAGCCGCCGAGCCGCCGGGCGGGTGCCGTCGTCCTGGCCGCGGCGGCGGTCGCGGCGGTGTGCGCCTCGGCGCTCGCGGCGGGCGCGGTGCGCGACGCCGGCCTGCTCGCCCACCTCGCCGAGCGGGGGGCCACCGCCACGGTCACCGGCGCGGTCGCCGGGGAGCCGCGCCCCGTGCGCGCGCAGGCCGGGCGGGCCGAGCGCGGAGGACCGCGCTGGGTGGTGCGGGTGCGGGTCGAGGAGGTCACGGGCCGCGGCGCGCGGTCACCGGCCCGCGCCGCGGTCCTCGTGGTCGGCGGCGAGGCGTGGGCCGCGCTGGACCGCGGGGACAGGGTCACCGCCACGGGACAGCTGGAGGCGGCCGAGCCCGGGGACGACGTGCGGGCGCTGCTGCTGGCGGGGCGGCCCAGCGCCGCGACGGCGCCGCAGGGCGCTCCCGCGGTGCTCGCCGGCCTGCGCGCCGGCCTGCAGCGGGCGGCCGAGCCGCTGCCCCCGGACGCCGGCGGCCTGCTGCCGGGCCTCGTGGTCGGCGACACCTCGCGGCTGCCGCCGGACCTGGAGGAGGCCATGCGCACCACCGGGCTGACGCACCTGACGGCCGTCTCGGGCAGCAACATCGCGCTGGTCACCGGCACCGTGCTCGTGGTCGCCGCGGGCGCCGGGCTGCGGCGGCGCGCCCGGCTGCTGGCCGCGGGCGCCGCCCTGGCCGGCTTCGCCGCCCTCGCCGGCGGGGAGCCCAGCGTGCTGCGCGCGGCGGTCATGGGCGCGGTCGGGCTCCTCGGGCTGCTCTCCGCCCGCCGCGGCGCGGGGCTGCCGGCGCTGTGCGCGGCGGCGCTCGTGCTGCTCGTCGCCGACCCGTGGCTGGCGCGCTCCTACGGCTTCGCGCTGTCCGTGCTGGCCACCGGGGCGCTGGTGCTGCTCGCGCGCCCGTGGACGCGCGCCCTGTCCGGGCCGCTGCCGCGCTGGCTCGCAGCGGCGCTGGCCGTGCCCGCCGCCGCGCAGGCCGTGTGCGCCCCGGTCGTGCTGCTGCTCGACGACGGCGTGCCGCTCGCGGCCGTGCCCGCCAACCTGCTCGTCGCTCCCGCGGTCGCCCCGGCCACCGTCCTGGGCCTGGCCGCGACCGCGCTCGCGCCGGCGTGGGCGGGCGGCGCCGAGCTGCTCGCGCGGGTGGCCGGGGTCGGCACGGAGTGGGTCGCGCTCGTCGCCCGCACCGGCGCGGCGCTGCCGGGCGCGACCCTGCCGTGGCCGCAGGGCTGGCGCGGCGCCCTCGCGCTGGCGCTGGTCACCGCCGGGCTCCTCCTGGTGCCCCGCGCCGCCCGGCTCCTGCGCCCGGGCGCCGCGAGGAGCCGCGGCCGCGCGGTGCACGGGGCGGTCACCGCCGTGCTCGTGCTGGTGGTGCTGGTCGTGGCGGCCCGGTGCGCTCCGGTGCCCAGCGGCCTGCGGGCCTGGCCGCCGGCGGGGTGGGGCGTCGTGGCGTGCGACGTCGGGCAGGGCGACGCCCTGGTCGTCGCGTCCGGGCCCGGGGCCGCGGTCGTGGTCGACGCCGGTCCCGAGCCCGCCGCGGTGCGCCGCTGCCTCGACGGGCTCGGCGTGCGGCGGGTGGACCTGCTCGTGCTCACGCACTTCCACGCCGACCACGTCGACGGGCTGCAGGGCGTGCTGGCCGGCCGGAGCGTGGCCGCGGCCCTGGTCAGCCCGCTCGCCGAGCCGGCGGGCGCGGCGCGCGAGGTGGCCCGGCGGCTGGGCGCGGCCGGCGTGCCGGTCGCGGCGGGACGCGCGGGGGCGGCCGGGACGGCGGGGTCGGTGCGCTGGCACGTGCTGTGGCCCGACGCGACGGCGAGCGGTGCAGCCGGGAGCGCGACCGGGGGCGCGACCGGCGGTGCGACCGGGGGTGCGTCGAGCGGCGCCGGTGGCGGGAGCGGCGACGACGAGGGGTCGCGGGTCAACGACGCCAGCCTCGTCGTGGCCCTGCGCACGGCGTCCCCGGGCGGCCCTGCCGGCGCGGAGGGGCCCAGCGTCCTGGCGCTGGGGGACGTCGAGCCGACCGCGCAGGCGGACCTGCGCCGCGCACCGGCCCTGACCGACCCGGCGCTGGCGGTGCTCGGCGGGCGCGTCGACGTCCTGAAGGTCGCGCACCACGGCTCCTCGCGCCAGGACGCCGCGCTGCACCGGCTGCTCCGGCCGCGCGTGGCGGTCCTCAGCGCCGGGCGGGAGAACGACTACGGGCACCCGGCGCCGCGCACGCTGGCGATGCTCGACGGACTCGGCGCGGTCGTGCTGCGCACGGACACCGCCGGGGCCGTGGCGGTCGGCGGGCCGCGGGAGGCGCTGTGGACGGCGGCCCGGTGA